One Phoenix dactylifera cultivar Barhee BC4 unplaced genomic scaffold, palm_55x_up_171113_PBpolish2nd_filt_p 001875F, whole genome shotgun sequence genomic window carries:
- the LOC103709862 gene encoding peptidyl-prolyl cis-trans isomerase FKBP17-1, chloroplastic isoform X2, which yields MAVVSFAMLASLPFVPSPPSPPKTLTLTTRRSLISWATALVSSSSSSLLPSSAASPPLPPRAAGFFEIPASGGVKALDLRVGAGETPVDGDQVISGIQAAVKSMKVGGICRVIIPPSQGYQNTSQEPVPPNFFDRQRLFTTIFNPTRLSNGEGSTLGTLIFDIELVSIRHP from the exons atGGCGGTCGTCTCCTTTGCGATGCTCGCTTCTCTTCCCTTCGTTCCTAGTCCCCCTTCCCCtcccaaaaccctaaccctaacgaCTAGGCGGTCTCTCATCTCCTGGGCCACCGCTctcgtctcctcctcctcctcctctctcctcccttcATCGGCGGCGTCACCGCCTCTTCCACCTCGCGCCGCGGGTTTCTTCGAGATCCCGGCCTCCGGTGGGGTCAAGGCTCTGGACCTCCGCGTCGGAGCTGGAGAAACCCCTGTTGACGGCGATCAG GTTATTTCAGGCATCCAAGCTGCAGTGAAGTCAATGAAAGTAGGAGGTATCTGCCGTGTCATTATCCCCCCATCACAAGGGTATCAGAACACATCCCAGGAACCCGTGCCACCTAAT TTTTTTGATCGGCAGAGGCTGTTTACCACCATTTTTAATCCGACTCGTCTTTCCAATGGAGAAGGCTCTACCCTTGGCACTCTTATCTTTGATATTGAGCTTGTGAGCATAAGGCATCCATGA
- the LOC103709862 gene encoding peptidyl-prolyl cis-trans isomerase FKBP17-1, chloroplastic isoform X1, with amino-acid sequence MAVVSFAMLASLPFVPSPPSPPKTLTLTTRRSLISWATALVSSSSSSLLPSSAASPPLPPRAAGFFEIPASGGVKALDLRVGAGETPVDGDQVAIHYYGRLAAKQGWRFDSTYDHKDEIGDPVPFLFIVGSGKVISGIQAAVKSMKVGGICRVIIPPSQGYQNTSQEPVPPNFFDRQRLFTTIFNPTRLSNGEGSTLGTLIFDIELVSIRHP; translated from the exons atGGCGGTCGTCTCCTTTGCGATGCTCGCTTCTCTTCCCTTCGTTCCTAGTCCCCCTTCCCCtcccaaaaccctaaccctaacgaCTAGGCGGTCTCTCATCTCCTGGGCCACCGCTctcgtctcctcctcctcctcctctctcctcccttcATCGGCGGCGTCACCGCCTCTTCCACCTCGCGCCGCGGGTTTCTTCGAGATCCCGGCCTCCGGTGGGGTCAAGGCTCTGGACCTCCGCGTCGGAGCTGGAGAAACCCCTGTTGACGGCGATCAG GTTGCAATTCATTACTATGGAAGGTTGGCTGCAAAACAAGGATGGCGGTTTGACTCCACTTATGATCACAAGGATGAGATAGGGGATCCTGTTCCCTTTCTATTCATTGTTGGATCTGGAAAA GTTATTTCAGGCATCCAAGCTGCAGTGAAGTCAATGAAAGTAGGAGGTATCTGCCGTGTCATTATCCCCCCATCACAAGGGTATCAGAACACATCCCAGGAACCCGTGCCACCTAAT TTTTTTGATCGGCAGAGGCTGTTTACCACCATTTTTAATCCGACTCGTCTTTCCAATGGAGAAGGCTCTACCCTTGGCACTCTTATCTTTGATATTGAGCTTGTGAGCATAAGGCATCCATGA